In Cupriavidus basilensis, one genomic interval encodes:
- the coq7 gene encoding 2-polyprenyl-3-methyl-6-methoxy-1,4-benzoquinone monooxygenase produces the protein MDTLIREFDVALRAIAGVTRASRANPAEALAPDAQSLDETQRRHVAGLMRINHVGEVCAQALYQAQKLTARTPQVRAQMDEAAREEEDHLGWCAERLRELGSRPSLLNPLWYAGAFAIGWAAGRAGDRVSLGFVSETEYQVEQHLNGHLEQIPVADERSRAILEQMRDDEVRHGAAAREAGGMPLPSPVRAMMRAASKVMTTAAYRI, from the coding sequence ATGGATACCTTGATTCGCGAATTCGATGTGGCCTTGCGCGCGATCGCGGGCGTCACCCGCGCCAGCCGCGCCAATCCTGCCGAGGCGCTTGCGCCTGACGCGCAGAGCCTGGACGAGACGCAACGCCGCCACGTGGCCGGGCTCATGCGCATCAACCACGTGGGTGAGGTCTGCGCGCAGGCCCTTTACCAGGCCCAGAAGCTGACCGCGCGCACGCCGCAGGTCCGCGCGCAGATGGATGAGGCCGCGCGCGAGGAAGAAGACCACCTCGGCTGGTGCGCCGAACGCCTGCGCGAGCTCGGCTCGCGTCCCAGCCTGCTCAACCCGCTCTGGTACGCGGGCGCGTTTGCCATTGGCTGGGCGGCGGGGCGAGCGGGCGACCGCGTCAGCCTGGGCTTCGTCTCCGAGACCGAGTACCAGGTCGAGCAGCACCTCAATGGCCATCTCGAGCAGATCCCCGTTGCCGACGAGCGGTCGCGCGCGATCCTGGAGCAGATGCGCGATGACGAGGTGAGGCACGGCGCCGCCGCGCGCGAGGCGGGCGGCATGCCGCTGCCCTCGCCGGTGCGTGCGATGATGCGGGCGGCCTCCAAGGTGATGACCACCGCCGCGTATCGGATCTGA
- a CDS encoding porin has product MKKSLLALAALGAFAGAAQAQSSVTLYGVADMNLEYVNHLGVAPSVANGLNTGRGNSVYRMSSGGLSGSRWGLRGVEDLGGGLKALFVLENGFSLDTGSLQQGGRLFGRQAYVGIESAQAGRFTFGRQYTTLFDLLANFSPSGYATQYEPVVAQLGLNFRSDNTAKYTGVFGPVTAIAHWSFGNGVAGNGEVPGQFRRDTGYGAGVAYAAGPFGATIAYDQYNPTLSATGDTGTFKKAAVAGSYAFGPAKIMGGYRWGQAKAQNGAPILRDNYYWIGANYQVTAPLGLTLQYNYDDVKNLGGVNVKNPWQVSFIADYNLSKRTDVYLTAAYAKNAGLNFDTSAISFANGYFLGSNNDNMLGVGVGIRHKF; this is encoded by the coding sequence ATGAAAAAATCGCTTCTCGCGCTGGCTGCGTTGGGTGCATTCGCGGGTGCCGCACAGGCCCAGTCCAGCGTGACGCTGTATGGCGTTGCGGATATGAACCTCGAATACGTCAATCACCTCGGCGTTGCGCCGTCGGTCGCCAACGGCCTCAACACCGGTCGCGGCAATTCCGTCTATCGCATGTCCTCCGGCGGCCTGTCCGGCTCGCGTTGGGGCCTGCGCGGCGTGGAAGACCTGGGCGGCGGCTTGAAGGCGCTGTTCGTGCTCGAAAACGGCTTCTCCCTCGACACCGGCTCGCTGCAGCAAGGCGGCCGCCTGTTCGGTCGTCAAGCGTACGTGGGTATCGAAAGCGCCCAGGCTGGCCGCTTCACCTTTGGTCGCCAGTACACCACGCTGTTCGACCTGCTCGCCAACTTCTCGCCCAGCGGCTACGCCACCCAGTATGAGCCGGTGGTCGCCCAGCTCGGCCTGAACTTCCGCTCCGACAACACCGCCAAGTACACGGGCGTGTTCGGTCCGGTGACCGCGATTGCGCACTGGTCCTTCGGCAACGGCGTGGCAGGCAACGGCGAAGTCCCGGGTCAGTTCCGCCGCGACACCGGCTACGGCGCCGGCGTGGCCTACGCTGCCGGTCCGTTCGGCGCGACCATCGCCTACGACCAGTACAACCCGACCCTGAGCGCGACCGGCGACACCGGCACGTTCAAGAAGGCGGCAGTGGCAGGCAGCTATGCCTTCGGCCCGGCCAAGATCATGGGCGGCTATCGCTGGGGCCAGGCCAAGGCACAGAACGGCGCGCCCATTCTGCGCGACAACTACTACTGGATCGGTGCCAACTACCAGGTCACCGCACCGCTGGGCCTGACGCTGCAGTACAACTATGACGACGTCAAGAACCTCGGCGGCGTCAACGTCAAGAACCCGTGGCAGGTTTCGTTCATCGCCGACTACAACCTGTCCAAGCGCACCGACGTCTACCTGACGGCCGCGTACGCGAAGAACGCCGGCCTGAATTTCGACACCTCGGCAATCAGCTTCGCCAACGGCTACTTCCTCGGCTCCAACAACGACAACATGCTGGGCGTCGGCGTCGGTATCCGCCACAAGTTCTAA
- a CDS encoding Bug family tripartite tricarboxylate transporter substrate binding protein, protein MHRTRRRATHRLLATLAAACLGPLAWQAPAQAADPYPNKPIRLVVPFPAGGTTDILARAVAAELSKLQGWNVVVDNRPGAGGNIGTDMVAKAAPDGYTLLMGTVGTHGINQSLYGKLPFDPVKDFTPITEVASVPNVLVVNPAFAQQNRINSVTDLIAYARANPGKLNMASSGNGTSIHLAGELFKTQTRTFMVHFPYKGSGPALTDLAGGTMQLMFDNLPSSMALIKSGKLKALAVTSAKPSPALPGVPTVAEAARLPGFEASSWFGLLAPAGTPHEIVARVQQEVARALGTPAMREKMLAQGADPVGNTPEQFAAFIRAELTKWAKVVKDSGAKVD, encoded by the coding sequence ATGCACCGCACCCGCCGCCGCGCGACCCACAGGCTGCTTGCCACCCTCGCCGCTGCCTGCCTTGGCCCCCTCGCCTGGCAAGCGCCCGCGCAAGCCGCGGACCCCTACCCCAACAAGCCGATCCGCCTGGTGGTGCCGTTCCCCGCCGGCGGCACGACCGACATCCTGGCGCGCGCAGTCGCCGCCGAGCTGTCCAAGCTCCAGGGCTGGAACGTAGTCGTCGACAACCGGCCGGGCGCGGGCGGCAACATCGGCACCGACATGGTCGCCAAGGCCGCGCCGGACGGCTACACGCTGCTGATGGGCACGGTCGGCACGCATGGCATCAACCAGTCTCTGTACGGCAAGCTGCCGTTCGACCCGGTCAAGGACTTCACCCCCATCACCGAGGTGGCCTCGGTGCCCAATGTGCTGGTGGTCAACCCCGCCTTCGCGCAGCAAAACCGCATCAACAGCGTCACCGACCTGATCGCCTATGCGCGCGCCAATCCCGGCAAGCTCAATATGGCGTCGAGCGGCAACGGTACCTCGATCCACCTGGCAGGGGAGCTGTTCAAGACCCAGACCCGTACCTTCATGGTGCACTTCCCCTACAAGGGCAGCGGCCCGGCCCTGACCGACCTGGCCGGCGGCACCATGCAGCTCATGTTCGACAACCTGCCCTCGTCGATGGCGCTGATCAAGAGCGGCAAGCTCAAGGCGCTGGCGGTCACCAGCGCCAAACCCTCGCCGGCGCTGCCGGGCGTGCCAACGGTGGCAGAGGCGGCCCGCCTGCCCGGCTTCGAGGCCAGTTCCTGGTTCGGCTTGCTGGCGCCCGCCGGCACGCCGCATGAGATCGTTGCGCGCGTCCAGCAGGAAGTCGCGCGCGCGCTGGGCACGCCGGCCATGCGGGAAAAGATGCTGGCCCAGGGCGCCGACCCGGTCGGCAACACGCCGGAGCAGTTCGCCGCCTTTATCCGCGCCGAGCTCACCAAGTGGGCCAAGGTGGTCAAGGACTCGGGCGCCAAGGTGGATTGA
- a CDS encoding MarR family winged helix-turn-helix transcriptional regulator: MPTPPAAEAPPKAGAEEAPVDLETSADDNAHDALRLWLRLLTCTNLVEADIRSRLRQDFACTLPRFDLMSQLDRHPEGLKMGELSRRMMVTGGNVTGITDQLQQEGLVSREALPSDRRAYLIRLTPAGRTAFSKMARAHEDWIEQLFGGLPQTDRRALFRLLGRLKTGLVSA; the protein is encoded by the coding sequence ATGCCCACCCCACCTGCCGCCGAGGCCCCGCCCAAGGCCGGCGCCGAAGAAGCGCCGGTCGATCTCGAAACCAGCGCCGATGATAACGCCCACGACGCCCTGCGCCTGTGGCTGCGCCTGCTGACCTGCACCAATCTCGTCGAAGCCGACATCCGCTCCCGGCTGCGCCAGGATTTCGCCTGCACCCTGCCGCGCTTTGACCTGATGTCCCAGCTCGACCGCCATCCGGAGGGCCTGAAGATGGGCGAGCTATCGCGCCGCATGATGGTCACCGGCGGCAACGTCACCGGCATCACGGACCAGCTCCAGCAAGAAGGCCTGGTCTCGCGCGAGGCTTTGCCGAGCGATCGCCGCGCTTACCTGATCCGGCTCACGCCGGCCGGGCGCACCGCGTTTTCCAAGATGGCGCGCGCGCACGAAGACTGGATCGAGCAATTGTTCGGCGGCCTGCCCCAGACCGACCGGCGCGCCCTGTTCCGCTTGCTGGGCCGGCTCAAGACCGGGCTGGTGAGCGCATGA
- a CDS encoding long-chain fatty acid--CoA ligase, producing MERLWLKHYPAGVPAEIDSSEFRSLAELLEASFRTYADRRAFVCMDKSITYGELDRMSRQFAAWLQSRGLKPGARVAIMMPNVLQYPVVLAAVLRAGFVVVNVNPLYTPRELEHQLKDSGAEAIVILENFATTLQQVLPATPVKHVVVASMGDLLGGLKGAIVNFVVRNVKKMVPAWELPNCVRFNAVLAEGRGMQLQPATTGPDDIAFLQYTGGTTGVSKGAVLLHRNIVSNVLQSEAWMQPALAKGAPIDQVITITALPLYHIFALTVCCLLGMRSGGLSVLIPNPRDIPGFIKELQKYKFNMFPAVNTLYNALINSPDIDKVDFSGLRVANGGGMAVQEAVAKKWLARTGCPIIEGYGLSETSPSATCNPTDSDAFSGTIGLPLPSTDIAIRDDDGADVPLGQAGEICIRGPQVMAGYWNRPDETAKVMTADGFFKSGDIGVMDARGYTKIVDRKKDMILVSGFNVYPNEVEGVAAECPGVLEVAAVGVPDEHSGEVVKLYVVRKDPALTEAELIAFCKERLTGYKRPKFVEFRSELPKTNVGKILRRELRDSRKAA from the coding sequence ATGGAAAGACTGTGGCTGAAGCATTACCCGGCCGGCGTGCCTGCCGAGATCGATAGCAGTGAGTTCCGCTCGCTGGCCGAATTGCTCGAGGCATCCTTCCGCACCTATGCTGATCGCCGTGCCTTTGTGTGCATGGACAAGTCGATCACCTACGGCGAACTCGACCGCATGTCGCGGCAATTCGCGGCGTGGCTGCAGTCGCGCGGGCTCAAGCCGGGCGCGCGCGTGGCCATCATGATGCCCAACGTGCTGCAGTATCCGGTGGTGCTGGCCGCGGTGCTGCGTGCCGGCTTTGTCGTCGTCAACGTCAATCCGCTCTACACCCCGCGCGAACTCGAGCATCAACTCAAGGACAGCGGCGCCGAAGCCATTGTCATCCTCGAGAACTTCGCCACCACGCTGCAGCAAGTGCTGCCTGCCACGCCGGTCAAGCATGTGGTGGTGGCCAGCATGGGCGACCTGCTGGGCGGCCTCAAGGGCGCGATCGTCAATTTCGTGGTGCGCAACGTCAAGAAGATGGTGCCGGCGTGGGAGCTGCCCAACTGCGTGCGCTTCAACGCCGTGCTGGCAGAGGGGCGCGGCATGCAGTTGCAGCCCGCCACCACGGGTCCGGACGACATTGCCTTCCTGCAGTACACCGGTGGCACTACTGGCGTGTCCAAGGGCGCCGTGCTGCTGCACCGGAACATCGTCTCCAACGTACTGCAGTCCGAAGCCTGGATGCAGCCGGCGCTGGCCAAGGGCGCACCGATCGACCAGGTGATCACCATTACGGCGCTGCCGCTGTATCACATCTTCGCGCTGACGGTCTGCTGCCTGCTGGGCATGCGCAGCGGTGGCCTGAGCGTGCTGATTCCCAATCCGCGTGATATCCCCGGCTTCATCAAGGAGCTGCAGAAGTACAAGTTCAACATGTTCCCGGCGGTCAATACGCTATACAACGCGCTGATCAACAGCCCGGATATCGACAAGGTCGACTTCTCCGGCTTGCGCGTGGCCAACGGCGGGGGCATGGCGGTGCAGGAAGCGGTGGCCAAGAAGTGGCTGGCCAGGACGGGCTGCCCGATCATCGAGGGCTACGGCTTGTCGGAGACCTCGCCTTCGGCGACCTGCAACCCCACTGATTCCGACGCGTTCTCCGGCACCATCGGCCTGCCGCTGCCATCGACCGACATCGCCATTCGCGACGACGACGGCGCGGACGTGCCGCTCGGCCAGGCTGGCGAGATCTGCATCCGTGGCCCGCAGGTGATGGCCGGCTACTGGAATCGCCCGGACGAGACCGCCAAGGTCATGACGGCCGACGGCTTCTTCAAGTCCGGCGACATCGGTGTGATGGACGCGCGCGGCTACACCAAGATCGTCGACCGCAAGAAGGACATGATCCTGGTGTCCGGCTTCAACGTGTACCCGAACGAGGTCGAAGGCGTGGCTGCGGAGTGCCCGGGCGTGCTGGAGGTGGCAGCGGTGGGCGTGCCCGACGAGCATTCGGGCGAAGTGGTCAAGCTGTACGTGGTCCGCAAGGATCCCGCGCTGACAGAAGCCGAGCTGATCGCCTTCTGCAAAGAGCGCCTGACCGGCTACAAGCGGCCCAAGTTCGTGGAGTTCCGCAGCGAGTTGCCTAAGACCAATGTGGGCAAGATCCTGCGCCGCGAGCTGCGCGACAGCCGCAAGGCGGCCTGA
- a CDS encoding TetR/AcrR family transcriptional regulator: protein MPTAQKTASAAEAAPEIAPDAAPARSHIAERQEARRRQILDAAAQLFYTKGYPGMTMNDLCRALGVTKPAVYYYFTDKYEIFDILCRESAQTCLPVIRETADPALPVRERLHACLLEMARRCIACYVPATLSFRDNQYLRPETVTWLGNMARAFYRDLYALLEEGKRTGVFSYGDARVTAHAIGSVVGFMYTWHQPERMEAQALAQELATSMMKMVLPVDA, encoded by the coding sequence ATGCCGACTGCACAGAAAACCGCTTCCGCCGCCGAGGCCGCTCCGGAGATCGCTCCGGACGCCGCACCTGCCCGCTCGCATATCGCCGAGCGGCAGGAAGCGCGCCGCCGCCAGATCCTCGATGCCGCTGCCCAGCTCTTCTATACCAAGGGCTATCCCGGCATGACGATGAACGACCTGTGCCGCGCGCTGGGCGTGACCAAGCCGGCGGTGTACTACTACTTCACCGACAAGTACGAGATCTTCGACATCTTGTGCCGCGAGTCCGCGCAGACCTGCCTGCCGGTCATCCGCGAGACCGCCGATCCGGCCCTGCCGGTGCGCGAGCGCCTGCATGCCTGCCTGCTGGAAATGGCGCGGCGTTGCATTGCCTGCTACGTGCCCGCCACGCTCAGCTTTCGCGATAACCAGTACCTGCGGCCGGAAACGGTGACGTGGCTGGGCAATATGGCGCGCGCCTTCTACCGCGACCTCTATGCGCTGCTGGAGGAAGGCAAGCGCACGGGCGTGTTCAGCTATGGCGACGCGCGTGTGACCGCGCATGCGATCGGCAGCGTGGTTGGCTTCATGTACACCTGGCACCAGCCTGAACGCATGGAGGCACAGGCGCTGGCGCAAGAGCTGGCCACGAGCATGATGAAGATGGTGTTGCCGGTGGACGCCTGA
- a CDS encoding AMP-binding protein, producing the protein MDETTYLADMHARWQRAWPERTPRTPQYPLGRQPLTDMLRHWGCTRPDRPAVIFYGHETSYAELDAQSDRCAALLAAHGIGTGDRVAVLMPNCPQFHIVFFGILKLGAVYVPISPLSQRAELQHALTDSTPRALIALDQLVPLVHETRAALGAQDPLALLFSTSFADVIPAEPTLPLPPMVQAPRHDCEADGHVIDLLSAMAACTHAAPATPASLDAVAALNYTGGTTGLPKGCIHTQGDMVDMAAAFGAVSLDIADDSVMLGFFPEFWIAGENLCLIFPAFFGIPLVLLARWDPETFMAAVQRYRVTNASMLVDNAVEVMEHPRAAQYALRSLRYVGVSSFVKKLNLPYRRAWQALTGSVIAETAWGMTETQTCNTFAYGMQDDDLDLRAQPIFVGLPVPGTEFKICDFTSGELLPPGAEGELCVRTPTLLKGYWNKPDATRESLRNGWFHTGDIGLIDEHGYLHYLGRRKEMLKVNGMSVFPAEIEALLGQHPAILGSAVLGRADEDRGQLPVAFVMLKPEAIGTVDNAALVQWCRANMAVYKVPLVHIVDALPLTATGKVRKQDLAPLAEQLG; encoded by the coding sequence ATGGACGAAACGACCTACCTGGCCGACATGCATGCGCGCTGGCAGCGCGCATGGCCCGAGCGCACCCCGCGCACGCCGCAATATCCGCTGGGGCGCCAGCCGCTCACGGACATGCTGCGCCACTGGGGCTGCACCCGGCCGGACCGCCCCGCGGTGATCTTCTACGGCCACGAAACCAGCTACGCGGAACTGGACGCGCAGAGCGACCGCTGCGCCGCGCTGCTGGCAGCACACGGCATCGGCACAGGCGACCGCGTGGCGGTGCTGATGCCGAACTGCCCGCAGTTCCACATCGTGTTCTTCGGCATCCTCAAGCTGGGCGCCGTGTACGTGCCGATCAGCCCGCTCTCGCAACGCGCCGAGTTGCAGCACGCGCTCACCGACAGCACGCCGCGCGCGCTGATCGCGCTGGACCAGTTGGTGCCGCTGGTGCACGAAACGCGCGCCGCGCTGGGCGCGCAGGATCCGCTCGCCCTGCTGTTTTCGACCAGCTTTGCCGATGTGATTCCCGCCGAGCCCACGCTGCCGCTGCCGCCCATGGTGCAGGCCCCGCGCCATGACTGCGAAGCGGACGGCCATGTCATCGACCTGCTGTCCGCGATGGCGGCGTGCACGCACGCAGCCCCTGCCACACCGGCCTCGCTCGATGCCGTGGCCGCGCTCAACTACACCGGCGGCACCACCGGCCTGCCCAAGGGCTGCATCCACACCCAGGGCGATATGGTGGACATGGCGGCCGCGTTCGGCGCGGTCTCGCTCGACATCGCCGACGACAGCGTCATGCTGGGCTTCTTCCCTGAGTTCTGGATCGCGGGCGAAAACCTCTGCCTGATCTTCCCCGCCTTCTTCGGCATCCCACTGGTGCTGCTGGCGCGCTGGGATCCCGAGACCTTCATGGCGGCAGTGCAGCGCTACCGGGTCACCAACGCGTCGATGCTGGTGGACAACGCGGTGGAGGTGATGGAGCACCCGCGCGCGGCGCAGTACGCATTGCGCTCGCTGCGCTACGTGGGCGTATCGTCCTTCGTCAAGAAGCTCAACCTGCCTTATCGCCGCGCGTGGCAGGCGCTGACCGGCTCGGTCATTGCCGAGACCGCCTGGGGCATGACCGAGACGCAAACCTGCAACACCTTTGCCTACGGCATGCAGGACGATGACCTGGACCTGCGCGCCCAGCCCATCTTTGTCGGCCTGCCCGTGCCGGGCACCGAGTTCAAGATCTGCGACTTCACCAGCGGCGAGCTGCTGCCGCCGGGTGCCGAGGGCGAGCTGTGCGTGCGCACGCCGACCCTGCTCAAAGGCTACTGGAACAAACCCGACGCCACGCGCGAATCGCTACGCAACGGCTGGTTCCACACCGGCGACATTGGCCTGATCGACGAGCACGGCTATCTGCACTACCTTGGCCGGCGCAAGGAGATGCTCAAGGTCAACGGCATGAGCGTGTTCCCGGCCGAGATCGAGGCGCTGCTGGGCCAGCATCCGGCCATTCTCGGCTCGGCGGTGCTGGGCCGCGCGGATGAGGACCGGGGCCAGTTGCCGGTGGCCTTTGTCATGCTCAAGCCCGAAGCCATCGGCACGGTGGACAACGCCGCGCTGGTGCAATGGTGCCGCGCCAACATGGCCGTCTACAAGGTGCCGCTGGTGCATATTGTCGACGCCCTGCCGCTGACCGCCACGGGCAAGGTGCGCAAGCAGGACCTGGCGCCGCTGGCCGAGCAGCTTGGCTGA